In the Candidatus Electrothrix sp. GW3-4 genome, one interval contains:
- a CDS encoding HET-C-related protein, protein MDLDKHRAISYCGFKRCCDLIHDLQNNAEYQKIFYPLWMGNWLTDMSQATAFFSFIPSVEERSAAARYWLAFLIKLHAIFQDKWLKRYIDRKESEVKLMRHSENKNKTDYYQSRKDGAYVLPDFILHNAAFKKTWENLFANLWTEEWRSAEQAWALSRRMGEMPDSLPMDIPADENGSPAITPGNAAEIGAYYPLDHFDVADQYIVKEKEQVLDDREELELKDHEKRGFMTTTAHEALEYAKQDWLKKAFDTTQDADRATTCQKRLTDFQALKLLGHGLHTLQDFYAHSNYSDLLLICMAEKNALDDYWNRRIQYLVTETEVGTFNAFVLGKDHPEDEQGTGEKTPVVTGRFDPLDTVHTLLHLTIENIHSHDNGTARTEEEKKNGLYRILFGTFSDIDIVQKIKKPVEIYRDFAEHIDAVQEKIGDFFMEYLVDPALKKILQEKEHLIDTYLFLKDATLNNRHVISNYRKAGELLFHQRTIEDHLRNEITAAEQQGKVILPHHALLAKDHDQTNDAVKLSYKLSCALAAEVTTEVLAKYFQGAPFSELEPLLKRRYVHPQFHVEQCTESESLNKAIQALNGKWFWYASQNPKNKQSILGFDLGEMQSN, encoded by the coding sequence ATGGACCTTGATAAACATAGAGCTATCTCGTACTGCGGTTTCAAGCGCTGCTGTGATCTCATCCATGATCTTCAGAATAACGCCGAGTACCAAAAAATATTTTATCCGCTCTGGATGGGCAACTGGCTGACAGACATGAGCCAGGCCACGGCTTTTTTCTCCTTCATCCCAAGCGTTGAAGAAAGGAGTGCTGCTGCTCGCTACTGGCTTGCCTTTTTAATAAAACTTCATGCAATATTTCAAGACAAGTGGCTCAAAAGATACATTGATCGCAAAGAAAGCGAAGTAAAACTGATGCGTCACTCCGAGAATAAAAACAAAACCGATTATTATCAAAGCAGGAAGGATGGAGCCTATGTTCTCCCGGACTTCATTCTTCACAATGCCGCCTTCAAAAAAACATGGGAAAATCTCTTTGCCAACCTGTGGACAGAAGAATGGAGATCTGCTGAACAGGCATGGGCATTGAGTCGAAGGATGGGCGAAATGCCGGATTCTCTCCCGATGGACATCCCTGCTGACGAGAACGGGAGCCCCGCTATCACGCCTGGCAATGCAGCAGAAATCGGGGCCTATTACCCTTTAGATCATTTTGATGTCGCAGATCAGTATATTGTTAAAGAAAAAGAACAGGTGCTGGACGACCGGGAAGAGCTGGAATTAAAGGACCATGAAAAACGAGGCTTCATGACGACCACAGCACATGAGGCCCTGGAATATGCCAAACAGGACTGGCTGAAAAAGGCCTTTGACACGACCCAGGATGCGGACAGAGCAACCACCTGTCAAAAGCGCCTGACCGATTTTCAAGCCTTAAAACTTTTGGGACACGGTCTTCATACCCTTCAGGATTTTTATGCCCACAGCAATTATTCCGACCTCCTGTTGATCTGCATGGCAGAAAAAAACGCCCTGGATGATTACTGGAACCGGAGGATTCAATACCTGGTAACAGAAACCGAGGTCGGTACCTTTAACGCCTTTGTCCTCGGCAAAGACCATCCAGAGGATGAACAGGGGACAGGGGAAAAAACCCCGGTGGTCACAGGACGGTTTGATCCTCTTGACACTGTACATACCCTGTTACATCTCACCATTGAAAACATCCATAGCCACGATAACGGGACAGCCCGTACAGAGGAAGAAAAGAAAAACGGGCTGTATCGCATCCTCTTCGGGACCTTTTCAGATATTGATATTGTGCAAAAAATCAAAAAACCTGTTGAGATCTACCGTGATTTTGCCGAACATATAGATGCAGTACAAGAAAAAATAGGGGACTTCTTTATGGAGTACCTGGTGGATCCGGCCCTTAAAAAAATCCTCCAGGAAAAAGAACACCTCATTGACACCTACCTCTTCCTTAAAGACGCCACCCTGAATAATAGACATGTTATCAGTAACTATCGCAAGGCGGGTGAGCTACTCTTTCATCAGCGCACCATTGAAGATCATCTGCGCAACGAAATTACAGCGGCCGAACAGCAGGGAAAGGTCATCCTGCCCCATCATGCCTTACTGGCCAAAGATCATGACCAGACCAACGATGCAGTGAAACTCTCCTATAAACTTTCCTGCGCACTGGCGGCAGAAGTAACTACGGAAGTTCTGGCCAAATATTTCCAGGGAGCACCTTTCAGTGAGCTGGAGCCCTTACTAAAACGACGCTATGTCCACCCGCAATTTCATGTGGAGCAATGTACAGAGAGCGAAAGTCTGAACAAGGCGATCCAGGCCTTGAACGGAAAATGGTTTTGGTATGCCTCGCAGAATCCGAAGAACAAACAAAGTATCTTAGGCTTTGACTTAGGAGAGATGCAGAGTAATTAA
- a CDS encoding diguanylate cyclase: MKPEYLDGGTGIANRRQFDRHLNRAWRSAQKTGNPLSLLFCDIDQFTSFHTHYGRPASEACLRQVAECLQATLRRPTDLAARYEEKKFAILLPYTDAHGALIIADRVLADVRALAIPHEKSNVAPVVTVSIGGHSLWPVSRLPIRTIIQLAEIRLFQAKHCGKNQSRLSTACRDTLEE; encoded by the coding sequence GTGAAACCGGAGTACTTAGACGGAGGAACAGGGATCGCCAATCGACGACAGTTTGACAGACACCTCAACAGGGCGTGGCGAAGTGCACAAAAAACAGGAAATCCGCTTTCTCTCCTGTTCTGTGATATTGATCAATTCACATCTTTTCATACGCATTACGGTCGCCCTGCCAGTGAGGCCTGCCTCAGGCAAGTAGCGGAGTGCCTCCAGGCAACACTCCGCCGCCCAACAGACTTGGCAGCTCGGTATGAGGAGAAAAAATTTGCCATCCTCCTCCCCTACACTGATGCCCATGGTGCACTCATCATTGCCGACCGGGTACTTGCCGATGTGCGTGCCCTTGCCATTCCCCACGAAAAATCCAACGTAGCCCCGGTGGTCACAGTGAGCATAGGGGGACATAGCCTTTGGCCCGTATCAAGATTACCCATCAGGACGATAATTCAGCTTGCTGAAATCCGCTTATTTCAGGCCAAGCATTGCGGAAAAAACCAAAGCAGGCTCAGTACAGCCTGTCGAGACACACTCGAAGAGTGA
- a CDS encoding type I restriction enzyme HsdR N-terminal domain-containing protein, which produces MKRKNSDHHLVYGTLKDYLTGEELPDTDDERFRQELARMMVEEKGFTREELEPRLSVETLFNHIFVRSIIDLTVSCNGQRLFVLRYGPGSLVTREKSARAAARVLDSASSIPLAVVTNGRDAELLETQSGKVLATGMEAIPNQAQAAELIKEYPALPPLTGPERERNLRVLNAFDLEVCCRNFGLGLF; this is translated from the coding sequence ATGAAGCGCAAAAATTCCGATCATCATCTGGTGTACGGTACCCTCAAGGATTACCTGACCGGCGAGGAATTGCCGGACACGGATGATGAACGATTCCGGCAGGAGTTGGCGCGGATGATGGTGGAGGAAAAGGGCTTTACTCGGGAGGAGCTGGAACCTCGCCTGAGCGTGGAGACCCTGTTTAACCATATCTTTGTTCGCTCAATTATTGATCTGACCGTCTCCTGCAATGGGCAGCGTCTCTTTGTCCTCCGCTATGGTCCCGGCTCCCTGGTAACCCGGGAGAAATCAGCCCGGGCAGCGGCGCGGGTCCTGGACAGCGCCTCCTCTATTCCTTTGGCTGTGGTTACTAACGGTCGTGATGCCGAGCTCCTGGAAACCCAAAGCGGCAAGGTGCTGGCTACCGGCATGGAGGCCATCCCGAATCAAGCTCAGGCGGCAGAGTTGATAAAGGAGTATCCCGCTTTGCCTCCTTTGACCGGGCCAGAACGGGAACGTAATCTGCGGGTGCTTAATGCCTTTGATCTGGAGGTCTGCTGTCGGAACTTTGGGCTGGGGTTGTTTTGA
- the efp gene encoding elongation factor P, with amino-acid sequence MYTASDLRKGLKVQIDGDPYIITEFEFSKPGKGQALYRTKMRNMISGNQFTQTYRSNDKFEKPDLEERTMQYLYSQDDEFHFMDTVSYDQIFLTREQLGDNINFLQDNMEVQVLFFGGDRPIDITLPTFVDLEVTRADPWVKGDTSGTDTKPVTVETGFQLQVPPFVNEGDKIQIDTRSGDYITRVKE; translated from the coding sequence ATGTATACTGCATCAGATCTGCGCAAAGGACTGAAGGTCCAAATTGATGGTGACCCATATATTATTACAGAATTTGAATTCTCCAAACCAGGCAAGGGGCAGGCCCTGTACCGCACCAAGATGCGGAATATGATCTCAGGCAATCAGTTCACCCAGACCTATCGCTCGAACGATAAGTTTGAAAAACCGGACCTGGAAGAGCGCACCATGCAGTACCTTTACTCTCAGGATGATGAATTTCATTTTATGGACACGGTCTCCTATGATCAAATTTTTCTGACCCGGGAACAACTCGGCGATAATATTAATTTCCTCCAAGATAATATGGAGGTACAGGTTCTTTTCTTCGGTGGTGACCGTCCCATCGACATCACCCTCCCTACCTTTGTTGACCTGGAGGTCACCCGCGCTGACCCTTGGGTAAAAGGGGATACTTCGGGTACCGATACCAAACCGGTCACCGTGGAAACAGGTTTTCAGCTCCAGGTGCCCCCCTTTGTCAATGAGGGGGATAAAATCCAAATCGACACCCGTTCTGGGGACTATATCACCAGGGTGAAGGAGTAA
- a CDS encoding metallophosphoesterase family protein produces MYIFMIRAGILSDTHLSQPNKEFIERVEQCFSDCDVIIHAGDLVDISILEIFQDKTVYAVHGNCCTRSTLAARPSQQTFQLGNFTIGVTHGNGLGHDIESALWDLFPEADCMIYGHTHQAVCHRHAGKMIINPGAFQMVSRYGVPCSYAILEAGEQLRGSLHELPLE; encoded by the coding sequence ATGTACATCTTTATGATCAGGGCAGGCATACTTTCAGACACCCATCTTAGTCAACCAAATAAAGAATTTATTGAGCGCGTTGAACAATGTTTTTCCGATTGTGATGTCATTATCCATGCAGGTGATCTTGTTGATATCTCGATACTGGAAATCTTTCAGGACAAGACGGTTTACGCTGTTCACGGTAATTGCTGCACCAGAAGTACGCTGGCTGCCCGGCCTAGCCAACAGACCTTTCAGCTCGGTAATTTTACCATCGGGGTAACGCACGGTAACGGTTTAGGACATGATATTGAATCCGCCCTCTGGGATCTTTTCCCGGAAGCAGACTGCATGATCTATGGGCATACCCATCAGGCAGTTTGCCATAGACATGCCGGGAAAATGATCATTAATCCCGGGGCCTTTCAGATGGTCAGCAGGTACGGCGTACCCTGTTCCTATGCGATCTTGGAGGCGGGTGAGCAGCTCAGGGGCTCGCTGCATGAACTCCCCTTGGAATGA
- the mutS gene encoding DNA mismatch repair protein MutS, with protein sequence MPIKAFYILFRPVNPNRKKQIVPTKTPSIQPAAPKITPMLRQYLEIKEQHPGTILFYRMGDFYEMFFEDAETASRVLGITLTSRNKGDKNQVPMCGVPYHAVSGYLSKMVKAGYRVALCEQAEDPKEAKGIVRREVVRVVSPGVTTDDQLLDEKSNTFVCALTAARKGQKLLTIGLSFLDVSTGNFLISEIPLQEANLDPVIDEITRMQPAELLLADEEAESLTWLNETLITLIPGLCCTERQAWSFDYDTALTTLNEHFNTSSLAGFGCQDMEIGICAAGALLTYIQETQKTDLSYIRQLSQLTRSGFLIIDESSRRNLELTETIIGGKRKGSLLSVLDLTSTPMGARLLRQRLLFPLQDAEKIEQRLTAVEILRNDALCRRELQDLLTGIYDIERLCSRLILGHGNARDMAALKHSLGQLPELKKLLMNISGGLLQEIGMELDPLFDLHELVYKAIRDDAPITLREGRLIREGFHEELDELIHLLRDGKQLILNLEAKERERTGIAKLKVGFNKVFGYYFEVSRAHKGKLPEDFIRKQTLVNAERFITPELKELENKISTAQEKRLTLEYSLFLEIREKIASQSERLLAAALCIARTDFLVSLARVADRYQYTRPSITDQRTISIMEGRHPVIERSLDPGSFVPNDVSLDQEANELLIITGPNMAGKSTVLRQTALIVLMAHIGSFVPADWAEIGIVDRIFTRVGAMDDLRRGQSTFMVEMNETANILNNATEHSLVILDEIGRGTSTYDGLAIAWAVAEELADKNGRGVKTMFATHYHELTDLATTHERIQNYSIAVREQDNRIHFLHKLVQGAASRSYGIQVAALAGVPDHVVDRAQEILTNIEKGEFTATGEPTIAVSVKRKPHPCQLTLFPPKEDPLRTRMKEIDPNELTPRQAHDLLYELMEVMREE encoded by the coding sequence TTGCCGATCAAAGCGTTTTATATCCTGTTCCGACCAGTTAACCCTAACCGAAAAAAACAAATCGTGCCCACCAAGACCCCCTCAATCCAACCCGCCGCCCCTAAAATTACCCCCATGCTCCGTCAGTATCTGGAAATCAAGGAGCAGCATCCGGGCACCATCCTCTTTTATCGGATGGGCGACTTCTACGAGATGTTCTTTGAGGACGCCGAGACCGCCTCGCGGGTGCTGGGTATCACTCTAACCTCACGCAACAAGGGTGATAAAAACCAGGTCCCCATGTGTGGAGTGCCCTACCATGCTGTTTCCGGTTACCTGAGTAAAATGGTCAAGGCGGGTTATCGGGTGGCTCTCTGTGAACAGGCTGAAGATCCCAAAGAGGCCAAGGGTATTGTCCGGCGGGAGGTGGTGCGGGTGGTCAGTCCGGGGGTAACCACGGACGATCAGCTGCTGGACGAGAAGAGCAACACCTTTGTCTGCGCCCTGACCGCAGCCCGCAAGGGACAGAAGCTGCTCACTATCGGCCTCAGTTTTCTTGATGTCTCCACGGGTAACTTCCTGATCAGCGAAATCCCGCTCCAGGAGGCAAACCTGGACCCGGTGATTGACGAAATCACTCGGATGCAACCAGCAGAGCTGCTCCTTGCCGACGAAGAGGCAGAATCACTTACCTGGCTCAACGAGACCCTGATCACCCTCATCCCCGGACTCTGTTGCACGGAACGACAGGCATGGTCCTTTGATTACGACACCGCTCTGACCACCCTGAATGAGCATTTCAACACCAGCTCCCTGGCAGGATTTGGTTGTCAGGATATGGAAATCGGGATCTGCGCTGCCGGGGCCCTGCTCACCTATATTCAGGAAACCCAAAAGACCGATCTCTCCTATATTCGTCAGCTCAGCCAGCTCACCCGCTCAGGCTTCCTGATCATTGATGAATCCTCCCGCCGCAACCTGGAGCTGACCGAGACCATTATCGGCGGCAAGCGCAAGGGCTCGCTCCTCTCGGTCCTGGATCTGACCTCAACGCCGATGGGGGCCCGCCTCCTCCGCCAGCGCCTCCTCTTCCCCCTTCAGGATGCAGAAAAGATTGAGCAGCGCCTCACCGCCGTAGAGATCCTGCGCAACGATGCCCTTTGCCGCCGGGAGCTCCAGGATCTGTTGACAGGTATCTATGATATTGAAAGGCTCTGTAGTCGGCTCATCCTGGGGCATGGCAATGCCCGGGACATGGCTGCCCTTAAGCACTCGCTGGGCCAGTTGCCGGAGCTAAAAAAGCTGCTCATGAATATCTCAGGTGGTCTGCTTCAGGAGATCGGCATGGAGCTGGATCCGCTGTTTGACCTCCACGAGCTGGTCTATAAGGCCATCCGCGACGATGCGCCAATCACCCTACGCGAGGGACGGTTAATCCGGGAGGGTTTTCACGAAGAATTGGACGAGTTGATCCATCTCCTCCGGGACGGTAAGCAGCTGATCCTCAATCTGGAGGCCAAGGAACGAGAGCGTACCGGTATTGCCAAGCTCAAGGTGGGTTTCAACAAGGTCTTTGGCTATTATTTCGAGGTCAGTCGGGCCCATAAAGGAAAGCTGCCCGAGGACTTTATCCGCAAACAGACCTTGGTCAATGCAGAGCGTTTTATTACGCCTGAGCTTAAGGAGCTGGAAAACAAGATCTCCACGGCCCAAGAAAAACGCTTGACCCTGGAGTACTCCCTCTTTTTGGAGATTCGGGAAAAGATCGCCTCCCAGAGTGAGCGCCTGCTGGCCGCAGCCCTTTGTATTGCCCGCACCGACTTCCTGGTCAGTCTGGCCCGGGTCGCAGACCGCTACCAGTATACCCGCCCCTCTATAACGGACCAACGCACCATCTCTATTATGGAGGGCCGCCATCCGGTGATCGAACGCTCCCTGGATCCAGGCAGCTTTGTGCCCAATGATGTCTCGCTGGATCAGGAGGCAAACGAACTCCTCATTATCACCGGTCCCAATATGGCAGGGAAATCCACGGTCCTGCGCCAGACCGCCCTGATTGTCCTGATGGCCCATATCGGCAGCTTTGTTCCGGCAGACTGGGCCGAGATCGGCATTGTGGATCGCATTTTCACCAGGGTCGGGGCAATGGATGACCTGCGCCGGGGCCAGTCCACCTTTATGGTGGAGATGAACGAGACCGCCAATATCCTTAATAATGCCACCGAGCATAGCCTGGTGATCCTGGATGAGATCGGGCGCGGCACCTCCACCTATGACGGCCTGGCTATTGCCTGGGCCGTGGCCGAGGAACTGGCGGACAAGAACGGGCGCGGGGTCAAGACCATGTTCGCCACCCATTATCATGAACTCACCGACCTGGCCACTACCCACGAACGGATTCAGAACTACTCTATTGCCGTGCGGGAGCAGGACAACCGCATCCATTTCCTCCATAAACTGGTCCAGGGCGCGGCCAGCCGCAGCTATGGTATCCAGGTCGCGGCCCTGGCCGGGGTCCCGGACCATGTGGTTGACCGGGCCCAGGAGATCCTCACCAATATCGAGAAAGGTGAGTTCACCGCCACCGGGGAACCGACTATTGCGGTTTCCGTGAAGAGAAAACCCCATCCCTGCCAGTTAACACTTTTCCCGCCCAAGGAAGATCCCCTGCGCACCCGCATGAAAGAAATAGATCCGAATGAACTGACGCCGAGACAGGCGCATGATCTGTTATATGAGTTGATGGAGGTGATGCGGGAGGAGTGA
- a CDS encoding antitoxin gives MKKNKKAFAPIDQEEEELMASIEHDDWQPVDDLEQEKTKAVAAARNTLKKDRRINLRLTEQDYYRIQIKAAEEGIPYQTLISSIVHKYLNGTLRAKA, from the coding sequence ATGAAAAAGAACAAAAAGGCGTTTGCGCCCATCGATCAGGAAGAAGAAGAGCTGATGGCATCAATCGAGCATGACGATTGGCAGCCTGTCGATGACCTTGAACAGGAGAAGACAAAAGCTGTTGCCGCCGCACGAAACACCCTGAAAAAAGACAGGAGAATCAATCTCCGGCTCACGGAACAGGACTATTACCGGATACAGATAAAGGCTGCCGAAGAAGGTATACCCTATCAGACCCTTATCTCCAGCATCGTCCACAAATACCTTAACGGCACCCTGAGAGCAAAGGCGTAG
- a CDS encoding caspase family protein yields the protein MKRALVAIGVDKTGGNLPILNAAADGASKITAWATNQGFDTSLITDKEKAVTLTDIYSSIYHFVNKGIYDQLIVYFSGHGFLRGSNYEIWLLSGAPENSNEAINVSGSIDLSRNCGISNIVFISDACRSIPNTIQMNYISGGVIFPAQAPPTASTIEVDIFYATTPGNPALEAGPDEAVEDYRGIFTNCLLEALRGKVGTVIQEIEEANGTKKSVIASRALKNYLPNKVADAASGIDIKLEQYPEVRVESDCPPSYLGEAEVESVTPSPLPRVYSTERTVHLVRAHYRMTLAPASIRYDFHIPESRTRILREIQPALNTRLGVRILKDVRRISDTRERQDFEAHTGFNIRGAKLASAITTDASCRVFEESNSFHRTVARIPRSDIEEYSLKYHSIVMRFDTGRGICLAVLPGYIGTVIVAENGHILSVNYTPAQGTTLYNDYQEEADSLEYRRAFAAVRTGNGSALDKREVNGAVRYFMKLKAPDPTLGIFTSYSCAQVGLYKEVKSIYQYMRECSVPIPFDIAMFANRNNLLQEDVSRYSPAMPMLAQGWALLGAIERLMHPAVLRAQRYLIPSLWSTFSEQGINILESAITSGELQ from the coding sequence ATGAAAAGAGCACTCGTTGCAATTGGTGTAGATAAGACAGGTGGAAATCTGCCAATACTTAATGCTGCAGCCGATGGAGCGTCTAAAATCACAGCATGGGCAACGAACCAGGGATTCGACACCTCTTTGATTACTGATAAAGAGAAGGCTGTTACCTTAACAGATATCTATTCTTCAATTTATCATTTTGTAAATAAAGGGATATATGATCAGCTCATTGTATATTTTTCCGGTCATGGTTTTTTAAGAGGTTCTAATTATGAAATATGGCTTCTCTCTGGAGCACCTGAGAATTCAAATGAAGCTATTAATGTAAGCGGATCAATTGATCTGTCTCGTAACTGTGGAATATCCAATATTGTTTTTATCTCTGATGCCTGTAGGTCAATTCCTAACACGATCCAAATGAATTATATTTCCGGCGGTGTTATTTTTCCTGCACAGGCTCCACCGACAGCATCCACTATAGAAGTTGACATTTTTTATGCAACCACTCCTGGTAATCCCGCTTTAGAGGCCGGACCGGATGAGGCGGTAGAGGATTACAGAGGTATTTTTACTAACTGTCTACTTGAAGCATTACGTGGAAAAGTTGGCACCGTCATACAGGAAATAGAGGAGGCCAATGGAACAAAAAAAAGTGTTATCGCATCGCGTGCTCTTAAAAACTATCTCCCTAATAAAGTTGCAGATGCTGCTTCTGGTATCGACATTAAACTTGAACAATACCCAGAGGTTAGAGTTGAGTCAGATTGCCCTCCAAGTTATCTTGGAGAAGCAGAAGTTGAGTCCGTAACGCCGTCTCCACTTCCTCGGGTATACTCAACCGAACGCACCGTCCATCTCGTTAGAGCTCATTATCGTATGACTTTGGCTCCAGCAAGCATTCGATATGACTTTCACATACCGGAGTCGAGAACGAGGATATTAAGAGAGATTCAGCCTGCTCTTAATACAAGATTAGGGGTAAGAATCTTAAAAGATGTCAGGAGAATATCGGACACAAGAGAACGGCAGGACTTTGAGGCTCATACAGGTTTTAATATTCGTGGCGCAAAACTTGCTTCTGCGATAACAACTGATGCTTCTTGTCGAGTATTTGAAGAATCAAATTCATTTCACAGAACTGTTGCTCGTATTCCTCGGTCTGATATTGAGGAGTACTCCCTTAAATATCATTCTATAGTGATGCGTTTTGATACAGGGAGAGGTATCTGTCTTGCCGTTTTACCAGGGTATATAGGAACGGTAATTGTTGCAGAAAATGGACATATTCTTTCTGTTAACTACACGCCTGCACAGGGAACAACGTTGTATAATGATTACCAAGAAGAAGCGGATAGCCTTGAGTATCGACGAGCATTTGCTGCGGTTAGAACTGGTAATGGTTCTGCTCTTGATAAAAGAGAAGTAAATGGGGCGGTACGTTATTTTATGAAGCTTAAAGCACCTGATCCTACACTTGGTATTTTTACATCATATTCCTGCGCACAGGTTGGATTGTATAAAGAAGTTAAATCAATATATCAATATATGCGAGAATGTTCTGTTCCTATCCCTTTTGATATTGCAATGTTTGCTAATAGAAATAACCTTCTGCAAGAGGACGTTAGTAGATATTCTCCTGCAATGCCAATGCTTGCGCAGGGGTGGGCTCTTTTAGGTGCTATTGAACGATTGATGCATCCGGCGGTATTACGCGCACAACGATATCTCATTCCATCTTTGTGGAGTACTTTTTCAGAACAAGGCATAAATATTCTTGAATCAGCTATTACTTCAGGAGAATTACAATGA
- a CDS encoding type II toxin-antitoxin system prevent-host-death family antitoxin translates to MISDKSYNMKQAARQLKNIVSFVEQGHSVGLTRDGEPVAILVSVAEYQSLHSAPKQDFFQALKKFRNQYADELDDCQEVFSGIRETSPGRESSW, encoded by the coding sequence ATGATCTCGGATAAATCATACAACATGAAACAGGCGGCACGGCAGCTGAAGAATATTGTCAGTTTTGTCGAACAGGGACATTCAGTCGGACTGACCCGGGATGGAGAACCTGTTGCGATACTGGTTTCCGTTGCGGAATATCAATCACTCCATTCCGCTCCGAAACAGGATTTCTTCCAAGCACTGAAGAAGTTTCGGAATCAGTACGCTGATGAACTTGATGACTGCCAGGAGGTATTTTCCGGAATTCGGGAAACCTCACCGGGAAGAGAATCCTCATGGTAA